A genomic window from Babylonia areolata isolate BAREFJ2019XMU chromosome 9, ASM4173473v1, whole genome shotgun sequence includes:
- the LOC143286040 gene encoding uncharacterized protein LOC143286040, producing MEDGTDKLEEAQASAENRKKNQLADESDMEMIETDDEEVEEITIIELSDTEIREEDEDEESGVEEFVIKEEPLDDYGDGFVNFDPSQLGVIVTETELPEDLIGGPINGMYKCKFCPQKYPTKSRLIAHVERHINNGSIRKCRFCDFFTAVKQTLLEHECKHTNEKLYQCSECNHRCRLKGDLARHEEVHTNSRRYQCKECGHRTRTAANLRRHMERHWPDMPRNFTCRLCGFAFKRESALKMHLNRKHNDNKPFFCDQCSFCCKTMWELKSHKAKHSDDHPYACHWPGCRKAFKTKSDCNKHYKRHSGVKDYECSLCGKKFFSSTQLKKHAPTHSDVRNFECGECLKKFKTLRALKGHLLTHLTVKPFRCDVCYKTFGTQFNLDMHKRVHEGGRPYQCPICVHGSREMEHLMAHVGSEHLFNFTYVCGLCRKPFGKSFHLQLHIQRCHKDEMRGREETVVYEPDYLDHNFEPEASGSFDPTTFAKYLASENQKSAESRPRVKEEPGLDNSPSDSGISNVSNSSPKESSASPGTLSLPPVVQLGRYGGVPFCLARKNSGLELNCQKKGKKPKRWFMDMSQMTEADAERHREYLRKKELGLLTHYRRRKKRSVTKTPAKRGRKSGAKQKAAAKGRWQSRKVSWTAEEDDSDEEEAYLLGRQLVLQLGRTGSQGLSDSQRSSSRARKPAVHFKNLPDNFCDVKQKPASVSKKASITGNTKADLSLLQPSTSCYLGGKTANRKRNKQTVKKKPAQPSKKLSKKKAALSSKPGRRNPKTCMKPPLRRRIKKETAGDEKSWALALASPLPVSHYRPEEAALNTQCWLRALQSSVTKGHFGSALSQHKTHVATTDHRLGAGDQREEFFGRCLQLQVRVPRDKSEDDSSPSSHAAGVLPEKVCDGDLAQRVEPEISVPCRTDCLGNVEGEVSIDSSSAKAQAHDTVHCDSEQNDPDSSIRQECLSTVMEAVCMGQDTSHRVPALQNSDNSREISSSNLTENDVSSERAMNDAEANNTRTLQFTYDFDQTRKGGSDDKTNKKMESGMQILSAEHVTALEENSDYHQERHCEPLRGSGENGGVSAPQSSENRTAAVEGDDSQTSLQKSLSEDHRSVEACARGIHSEEKAGTAAICAGPERKGKLSHTREGGGKDLHSAVSVSEDIDLSAPCQHEDSITLNLNLSQSQQEDCLPSSTNLQQNNNGCESSTTSFSGMGNTDREPWCQEENVAKEEKCPSEPVCQKEAISGKNAEMQMSSVKVTGQNESSEELKPVENITQEKSETDKENTLKENCSTAHLELTIRQDDFGVERLQSELVETIAITETCSEMPLQSELNAHPHPYCHPADCQRTPDLLTDTRQSADTDLSNHKECTGNKEIVEPDFNHTGHVSQNFEKTDVEAIPTPQSSAVDNLETYSHQNCPLRESGQTANGEEERIHSVMVEKSADVVFDVQSTVQCVKCLHVLVSDVQIKPCSSDYLHSLGVSKVLLNVHPLLSVQTSLKTKRKVFKPCTKNSKSPNKKIKQAVSKTGKSPKTAKQKTNASQQKRSKGTPSPAKNPKVKTAKTLKRPLMDPASVVPESGIAGISGLLLATATTVRPGKPPAKSAPKSLHSKQKKTAGKAATSAPGRKQNKSTSKIKRPRGKAKQLSSKTSSPKKSGKQLMRSKKQKARKQNTADGVSCTDEQNKGRAQKSVVELCSSSRNTMSIKVESEELGETLFYDVATAATAKRAYTSAPKKQRAKCVKKSPKPKHLSAPESCVVEGGLVDPNPRYDGQVASSLPRVREPEFSDRSRTLLDANTSAYGMAEGLSAHNKEVSTTELSITTASKKQDSGERGCSESGVAIEPSLISAEDGIASVGLKESASVPAGMTMCDQGMKSSSAVGSHVGPSDSSGPVPPVKKRGRPKLVKPAETKKRPYTKQKKSMLQKAILGNAVKDGRRSNSQLRAKIQQAKARCLNSNSKASTQQNTTKAAADSASVTKSANSAFKIIKPNRTTEGQPSQSNMKVPKKRGRKPKNPPQPNPEKDMTRKRKKYMYVETDTGEFPDPPAKKRGRPPGPKIILDRSQVNLCFESAPVSTEPEWTGVQVTADGTSLDGEISLVLPGAVQSVNSQPSVVYGESGMQSVSSALPPQLVQSASFQDASELPLSTEACLTQFHEAQFTDADIADIKPTLSELRTYIPPDVKPGLDELRVLSGPVTAEILPPDTHVPDPLTAEQSQTQSMRSSNSAANSEKTDDARAALLQVLTSHLDMSHCGTVQSCQSSISSVHPVTYVQAVPLGTRGRKRKSKDRTLHFPWVCRPGARVLNDGDRRRSDRRKKLRLSEEQIRRAEQDLADSDLDWEEGDNLCEPDCLDREDLNPDIEFVGADYSHVDLGSQRLSLDGLTQTSFPAADLSKEGMAVEAIGVTQGGESNFPGIRSAGVATAADLNPLVLRSQQGASKDIHGVGQGYSAHLENHASAQGRLPETGNVEESQPSPFVIPAHLAQSVCAPPALQTFSVKASPSACSIIPMGEGNQARTIPQPLNNHGSPGIKEISTHQAPTGSGVVLSHSQLTSQGEVPIGSQQSVSQQTSHFEVPVGSQQFLSQRTNHIEVPIGSQQSVRQRTNYIEVPIGSQQFLSQWTSNIEVPIRSQQSMSQRTSHVEVPIGSGLSSEGAASLTISVKTIDGQNVLL from the exons GAGCCGTCTCATCGCACATGTTGAGCGCCACATCAACAACGGTTCCATTCGCAAATGCCGCTTCTGCGATTTTTTCACTGCAGTGAAGCAGACCCTTCTGGAGCATGAGTGCAAGCACACCAATGAGAAGCTGTATCAGTGCAGTGAGTGCAACCATCGCTGTCGTCTGAAGGGGGACTTGGCTCGACATGAGGAAGTGCATACAAATAGCAGGAG GTACCAGTGCAAGGAGTGTGGCCATCGGACCAGAACAGCCGCCAATCTGAGGAGGCATATGGAGCGACATTGGCCCGACATGCCCAGAAACTTCACCTGTCGTTTG tgtggATTTGCTTTCAAACGAGAGTCTGCCTTGAAGATGCACCTGAATCGCAAGCACAACGACAACAAGCCTTTCTTCTGCGACCAGTGCTCCTTCTGCTGCAAGACCATGTGGGAGCTGAAGAGCCACAAGGCCAAGCACTCTGATGACCACCCCTACGCCTGTCACTGGCCCGGCTGccgaaaggccttcaagaccaaGTCGGACTGCAACAAGCATTACAAGCGTCACTCGGGGGTGAAGGACTACGAGTGCAGCCTGTGTGGGAAGAAGTTCTTCAGCAGCACTCAGCTCAAAAAGCACGCGCCCACCCACTCCGATGTGCGCAACTTTGAGTGCGGGGAGTGCCTGAAGAAGTTCAAGACGCTCCGGGCGCTGAAGGGTCATCTGCTCACCCACCTG ACTGTCAAGCCGTTTCGCTGCGACGTGTGCTACAAGACGTTCGGGACCCAGTTCAACCTGGACATGCACAAGCGCGTTCATGAGGGAGGCCGCCCTTACCAGTGCCCCATCTGCGTGCATGGCAGCCGAGAGATGGAGCACCTCATGGCTCACGTGGGCAGTGAGCATCTGTTCAACTTCACCTATGTGTGCGGCCTGTGTCGCAAACCTTTCGGGAAATCTTTTCACCTGCAG cttcaCATCCAACGCTGCCACAAAGACGAAATGCGAGGCCGAGAAGAAACTGTGGTGTACGAACCTGATTACCTGGACCACAACTTTGAGCCTGAAGCGAGCGGTTCCTTTGATCCCACCACATTCGCCAAGTACCTGGCCTCTGAAAACCAGAAATCTGCAGAGTCCAGGCCCAGGGTGAAAGAGGAACCAGGGCTGGACAACAGTCCCAGTGACAGCGGCATCTCCAATGTCTCCAACAGCTCCCCAAAAGAAAGTTCCGCATCACCAGGCACCCTGTCGCTGCCTCCCGTCGTTCAGCTGGGCAGGTACGGAGGGGTCCCTTTCTGCCTGGCGCGGAAGAACTCCGGCCTGGAACTGAACTGccagaagaaagggaagaaacccAAGCGCTGGTTCATGGACATGTCGCAGATGACGGAAGCAGACGCAGAGCGACACAGAGAATACCTGAGGAAGAAGGAGCTGGGGCTGCTGACTCACTACCGCCGTCGGAAGAAAAGGTCTGTGACAAAGACCCCGGccaagagaggcagaaagagtggtGCTAAACAAAAAGCTGCTGCCAAGGGGAGGTGGCAGTCACGCAAAGTCTCCTGGACAGCTGAGGAAGACGACTCGGATGAGGAAGAGGCCTATTTACTTGGCCGACAGTTGGTGTTGCAACTCGGGCGCACAGGAAGTCAGGGCCTTAGTGACTCCCAAAGGTCCAGCTCCAGAGCCAGAAAGCCTGCGGTCCATTTCAAGAATCTGCCTGACAACTTCTGTGACGTCAAACAGAAACCAGCCTCTGTCAGTAAAAAAGCTTCCATCACCGGAAACACTAAAGCAGACCTCAGCCTTCTTCAACCAAGCACCTCATGTTACCTTGGAGGGAAAACTGCAAACCGGAAGCGGAATAAacagacagtgaagaagaaaCCTGCACAACCTTCCAAGAAGTTGTCCAAAAAGAAAGCTGCTTTGTCCTCCAAGCCAGGCAGGAGAAATCCCAAAACATGCATGAAGCCCCCTTTGAGAAGGAGAATAAAGAAGGAAACAGCAGGGGATGAGAAAAGCTGGGCGTTGGCCTTGGCCAGTCCTCTGCCTGTGTCGCACTACAGGCCTGAAGAGGCAGCCCTCAACACTCAGTGCTGGTTGAGGGCCCTGCAGTCCTCCGTCACCAAGGGGCATTTCGGCAGTGCACTCTCCCAGCACAAGACACACGTTGCCACCACTGACCACAGGCTGGGCGCTGGAGACCAGAGGGAGGAGTTTTTTGGCAGGTGTCTGCAGCTGCAGGTGAGAGTGCCCCGAGATAAGTCTGAGGATGATTCTTCACCATCATCTCATGCTGCTGGAGTTTTACCTGAAAAAGTGTGTGATGGTGACTTGGCACAACGTGTGGAACCTGAAATATCTGTGCCCTGTCGCACAGACTGCCTGGGAAACGTGGAAGGTGAAGTAAGTATTGATAGTTCCTCTGCTAAAGCACAGGCCCATGACACAGTTCACTGTGATTCTGAACAAAACGATCCTGATTCCAGTATCAGGCAAGAGTGTTTGTCGACTGTTATGGAAGCTGTGTGTATGGGACAAGATACTAGTCATCGAGTGCCTGCTCTTCAAAACTCTGACAACAGTCGTGAAATCAGCAGCAGTAACTTGACAGAAAATGATGTGTCTTCTGAAAGAGCCATGAACGATGCAGAGGCAAACAACACACGGACATTGCAGTTCACATATGACTTTGATCAGACAAGGAAAGGGGGTAgtgatgacaaaacaaacaaaaagatggaGTCAGGGATGCAAATTCTAAGTGCAGAGCATGTCACCGCTTTGGAAGAAAACAGTGATTATCATCAAGAGAGACACTGTGAACCTTTGAGGGGAAGTGGAGAAAACGGTGGTGTGTCTGCTCCACAGTCTTCAGAGAACAGGACTGCGGCAGTTGAAGGGGATGACAGCCAGACCAGCCTGCAGAAATCACTGAGTGAGGACCACCGGTCAGTAGAAGCTTGTGCCAGGGGTATCCACTCTGAGGAGAAAGCGGGAACAGCTGCCATCTGTGCTGGtccagaaagaaagggaaagctATCACACACCAGGGAAGGTGGCGGCAAAGATTTGCactcagcagtatcagtatcggaGGACATAGACTTGTCTGCACCCTGCCAGCACGAAGACAGTATCACACTGAATCTGAACCTGTCGCAGAGTCAACAAGAAGACTGCTTACCTTCCAGCACTAATCTACAGCAAAACAATAATGGCTGCGAGTCCAGCACAACCAGCTTCAGTGGGATGGGAAACACTGACAGGGAACCATGGTGCCAAGAGGAGAATGTTGCCAAGGAGGAAAAATGTCCATCCGAACCAGTGTGTCAGAAAGAGGCCATTTCAGGTAAAAATGCTGAAATGCAGATGTCCTCCGTGAAGGTGACAGGTCAGAATGAAAGCAGCGAGGAACTGAAACCTGTAGAGAACATCACACAGGAAAAGTCAGAAACTGACAAGGAAAACACTCTGAAGGAAAACTGCAGTACTGCGCATCTAGAGTTGACCATCAGACAGGATGACTTCGGTGTAGAAAGGCTGCAGTCAGAACTTGTGGAGACAATCGCCATCACAGAGACTTGCTCTGAAATGCCGCTTCAGTCTGAGTTGAATGCACATCCTCACCCCTACTGTCATCCAGCAGACTGTCAGCGAACACCTGATCTCTTGACCGACACCAGACAGTCTGCAGACACAGATCTCTCTAACCACAAGGAATGTACAGGAAACAAAGAAATAGTTGAACCAGACTTCAACCACACTGGTCATGTTTCACAGAATTTTGAGAAAACAGATGTTGAAGCCATCCCCACTCCTCAAAGCTCAGCCGTAGACAATCTAGAAACATATTCCCATCAAAATTGTCCACTGAGGGAAAGCGGACAAACAGCAAACGGTGAGGAAGAGAGAATTCATAGTGTCATGGTAGAAAAGTCAGCTGATGTAGTGTTTGATGTTCAGAGCACTGTCCAGTGTGTGAAGTGCCTTCATGTGCTGGTTTCAGATGTGCAGATTAAGCCATGTTCAAGTGATTACTTGCACAGCTTGGGTGTAAGCAAAGTGCTCTTAAATGTTCACCCACTCTTGTCAGTGCAGACTTCTCTGAAGACAAAACGGAAGGTTTTTAAACCTTGCACCAAAAACTCAAAGTcaccaaacaagaaaatcaaACAGGCAGTGTCCAAAACAGGGAAATCACCCAAAActgcaaagcaaaaaacaaatgcATCTCAACAAAAACGCTCTAAAGGGACACCATCTCCTGCCAAAAATCCCAAAGTCAAAACAGCGAAGACTTTGAAGAGACCACTGATGGACCCAGCTTCTGTTGTACCCGAGTCTGGCATTGCTGGTATCAGTGGCTTATTGCTGGCCACAGCCACAACTGTCAGACCCGGCAAACCACCAGCAAAATCTGCACCCAAGTCTCTTCATTCCAAGCAGAAAAAAACAGCTGGGAAAGCTGCTACTTCTGCACCGGGACGCAAACAGAACAAGTCAACTTCCAAAATAAAGCGACCCAGGGGTAAAGCCAAGCAGCTTTCTTCCAAGACCTCGTCACCCAAAAAGAGTGGAAAACAGCTAATGCGCAGCAAGAAGCAAAAGGCAAGGAAACAAAACACAGCTGATGGTGTCAGCTGCACTGACGAACAGAACAAAGGCAGGGCACAAAAGTCCGTGGTGGAGTTGTGCAGCTCTTCAAGAAATACCATGTCAATAAAGGTGGAATCAGAAGAACTGGGTGAAACATTGTTTTATGATGTAGCAACAGCAGCCACAGCCAAGAGGGCGTACACGTCTGCCCCCAAGAAGCAGAGAGCCAAATGCGTGAAGAAGTCGCCAAAGCCCAAACATCTTTCAGCCCCAGAATCATGTGTCGTTGAAGGTGGACTGGTTGATCCAAACCCTAGATATGATGGACAAGTGGCTTCTTCACTTCCTAGAGTTAGGGAGCCTGAATTTAGTGACAGAAGCAGGACATTATTAGATGCAAATACCTCTGCTTATGGCATGGCAGAAGGCTTGTCAGCTCACAATAAAGAAGTTTCTACAACAGAATTAAGCATCACAACTGCTTCTAAGAAACAAGACAGTGGAGAAAGAGGCTGTTCTGAATCTGGTGTGGCCATTGAGCCATCTTTGATAAGTGCAGAGGATGGAATAGCATCTGTTGGTTTGAAAGAGTCAGCATCAGTTCCTGCTGGCATGACCATGTGTGATCAGGGCATGAAGTCATCATCTGCTGTTGGCAGCCATGTGGGTCCCTCAGACAGCAGTGGTCCTGTACCCCCAGTCAAAAAGCGAGGTAGACCTAAGCTAGTTAAACCAGCAGAAACCAAGAAAAGACcgtacacaaaacaaaagaaaagtatgCTACAAAAGGCAATCCTCGGAAATGCAGTGAAAGATGGCCGAAGATCAAATTCTCAGCTAAGGGCCAAGATCCAGCAAGCCAAGGCCAGATGTTTGAACTCAAACTCTAAAGCAtccacacagcagaacacaactaAGGCTGCTGCAGACAGTGCCAGTGTCACCAAGTCAGCTAACAGCGCCTTCAAAATCATCAAGCCAAACAGAACAACGGAAGGACAGCCTTCACAAAGCAATATGAAAGTACCTAAGAAGCGAGGAAGAAAGCCTAAAAACCCACCACAACCTAACCCCGAAAAAGATAtgaccagaaagagaaagaagtacATGTACGTGGAAACAGACACAGGGGAGTTCCCCGACCCCCCAGCCAAAAAACGTGGCCGACCACCAGGGCCGAAAATCATTCTGGACAGGTCTCAAGTCAACTTGTGCTTTGAGTCAGCTCCTGTGTCCACAGAACCAGAGTGGACAGGTGTTCAGGTGACTGCAGATGGCACCAGTTTGGATGGGGAAATCTCACTGGTATTGCCAGGCGCTGTGCAGTCTGTCAACAGTCAGCCCTCTGTTGTGTATGGTGAGAGTGGTATGCAGTCAGTCAGTAGTGCGTTGCCCCCTCAGTTGGTCCAGTCAGCCAGTTTTCAGGATGCCTCTGAACTGCCCCTGTCCACTGAAGCATGTCTGACTCAGTTCCATGAAGCACAGTTTACGGATGCAGATATCGCAGACATCAAACCCACCCTATCCGAGTTGAGAACGTACATACCTCCTGATGTAAAACCTGGCCTTGATGAGTTACGTGTGTTGAGTGGACCTGTGACTGCAGAGATCTTGCCTCCAGATACGCATGttccagatccattgactgctgAACAGTCACAGACCCAGAGTATGCGGTCATCAAACTCTGCAGCTAATTCGGAAAAGACGGACGATGCCCGGGCCGCTTTGCTTCAGGTTTTGACAAGTCATCTGGACATGTCCCACTGTGGCACTGTTCAGTCCTGCCAGTCATCAATTTCCTCTGTGCATCCTGTGACTTATGTTCAAGCTGTGCCCCTCGGTACCAGGGGGCGTAAAAGGAAATCCAAAGACCGTACTCTCCACTTTCCATGGGTGTGCAGACCGGGTGCACGCGTACTGAACGACGGAGACAGACGGCGATCGGATCGAAGGAAAAAGCTGCGTTTGTCAGAGGAGCAGATCAGGCGAGCAGAGCAAGATTTGGCAGACTCTGATCTCGACTGGGAAGAGGGAGACAACCTGTGTGAACCCGACTGTCTGGACAGGGAAGACCTTAACCCAGACATCGAGTTCGTTGGCGCCGATTATTCCCATGTAGATCTGGGCTCTCAGAGACTGTCACTGGATGGCTTGACACAGACCTCCTTTCCTGCTGCGGACCTGAGCAAAGAGGGCATGGCAGTTGAAGCGATAGGTGTAACCCAAGGTGGCGAGTCAAACTTTCCTGGGATTCGGAGTGCAGGTGTGGCAACTGCTGCAGACTTGAACCCCCTTGTGCTTCGGTCACAGCAAGGGGCTTCGAAAGACATTCACGGTGTTGGCCAGGGATACTCAGCTCATCTGGAAAACCATGCCAGTGCACAAGGACGTCTCCCTGAAACGGGGAATGTTGAGGAAAGTCAGCCCTCACCTTTTGTGATTCCTGCTCACCTTGCACAGTCCGTGTGTGCTCCTCCCGCGCTGCAGACTTTTTCTGTGAAAGCGTCCCCTTCTGCCTGTTCGATAATACCCATGGGCGAAGGGAACCAAGCCCGTACCATTCCCCAACCCCTAAACAATCATGGAAGTCCTGGCATTAAGGAAATCAGCACACATCAAGCCCCCACAGGTTCAGGGGTTGTGCTGTCCCACAGTCAACTGACTAGTCAAGGTGAAGTACCGATAGGATCACAACAGTCCGTTAGTCAACAGACCAGTCATTTTGAAGTGCCAGTAGGATCACAGCAGTTCTTGAGTCAGCGGACGAATCACATAGAAGTGCCGATAGGATCACAGCAGTCCGTGAGGCAGCGGACCAATTACATTGAAGTGCCAATAGGATCACAACAGTTCTTGAGTCAGTGGACGAGTAACATAGAAGTGCCGATAAGATCACAACAATCCATGAGTCAGCGGACCAGTCACGTTGAAGTGCCGATCGGATCTGGACTGTCATCTGAAGGGGCTGCATCCCTGACCATCAGTGTGAAAACCATTGATGGGCAGAATGTTTTGCTGTAA